One segment of Candidatus Manganitrophus noduliformans DNA contains the following:
- a CDS encoding glycosyltransferase, whose product MNVKVCLLTTSFPRSKEDHSGIFVSRLCRALVSSGIRIDVVAPGHEATPDSELIDGCHVYRFSYFFPQKWQRLAYGPGGIPGNLSRSPWRLIQLPFFLLTFLFKAVKVAKGSDIIHAQWIPSGIIAWVVSVYRGIPFVVTLRGSDALYARRSGFLSAASLWILRRAAAVTTVNKELRAWLIIGGLPQDRVVFIRNGVDLEPERRDGEASPFYRILFVGNFIPIKGIRYLIEAFSTVIRSESNLRLTLIGEGEERPALERQIKENGMNAFVEFVGMQPPEEIQTWMSRSDCLVLPSLSEGTPNVVLEAMACGIPVVASDLPGIREVVRDGATGLLTKPQDPEDLAEKLLKLVRDRSLSEEMGKKGREAIGEMGLDWEAVAGRYREVYERVCAGSRESSI is encoded by the coding sequence GTGAATGTGAAAGTTTGTCTGCTCACGACATCATTCCCGCGCTCGAAGGAGGATCATTCGGGCATTTTTGTTTCCCGTCTCTGTCGTGCTTTGGTTTCATCCGGTATCCGCATTGACGTCGTCGCACCGGGTCATGAAGCGACCCCTGATTCCGAGCTGATCGACGGATGCCATGTTTATCGATTCTCTTATTTTTTCCCACAGAAATGGCAGCGGCTGGCCTATGGACCGGGCGGCATTCCGGGTAATTTAAGCAGAAGCCCCTGGCGTCTCATCCAACTTCCTTTCTTTCTCTTGACGTTTTTGTTCAAGGCCGTGAAGGTTGCGAAGGGGTCGGACATCATTCATGCGCAATGGATTCCCTCCGGCATTATCGCGTGGGTCGTCAGCGTTTATCGGGGAATTCCTTTCGTCGTCACCCTGCGCGGGAGCGATGCGCTTTATGCGCGAAGGAGCGGTTTTTTATCAGCGGCTTCTCTCTGGATTTTGAGGCGGGCGGCCGCCGTAACGACGGTGAATAAAGAGCTTCGCGCGTGGCTGATCATCGGTGGTCTCCCACAAGACCGAGTTGTATTCATCCGAAATGGCGTCGATCTGGAGCCCGAGAGACGAGACGGAGAAGCGTCCCCCTTTTACCGGATTCTTTTTGTCGGAAATTTCATCCCCATAAAGGGGATTCGATACCTCATCGAAGCTTTTTCAACGGTGATCCGTTCCGAGAGCAACCTTCGCCTGACGCTGATCGGGGAGGGGGAAGAGAGACCCGCCCTGGAGCGGCAGATCAAAGAAAACGGGATGAATGCGTTTGTGGAATTTGTCGGGATGCAGCCTCCGGAGGAGATCCAAACCTGGATGAGTCGATCCGATTGCCTGGTTCTTCCCAGTCTCTCGGAAGGAACTCCCAATGTCGTTTTGGAAGCGATGGCGTGTGGGATCCCGGTCGTGGCGTCGGATCTTCCCGGCATACGGGAAGTGGTCCGAGATGGGGCGACCGGATTGTTGACAAAGCCTCAGGATCCGGAAGATTTGGCCGAGAAACTTTTGAAGCTGGTTCGGGATCGGTCCCTTTCCGAAGAAATGGGGAAAAAAGGACGGGAGGCAATCGGCGAGATGGGCCTGGACTGGGAAGCGGTTGCCGGGCGTTATCGAGAGGTCTACGAGCGGGTATGTGCGGGATCGCGGGAATCTTCAATTTAA
- a CDS encoding glycosyltransferase family 2 protein: MLENQRIGVVVPAHNEERLIGQVLETIPSYVDRVFIVDDFSTDRTVEIVKGYMQRAPYRFTLIQHTQNQGVGAAIVTGYKSATDEKIDVVAVMAGDAQMDPADLVRVVSPILRGESDYVKGNRLFRGESWKMIPHHRYLGNSILSLLTKIASGYWHIADSQSGYTAISLTALRALDLDSIYQRYGMPNDLLITLNINNFRVKDISVRPIYNIGEKSGIRLWKVIPTISWLLVKGFFKRMVEKYIIRDFHPLVFFYFLGICLTPSGVLLGLYLFSLRVMGHGVTATSALFSAFLIISGLQSLFFAMWFDMEYNKHLK, encoded by the coding sequence ATGCTTGAAAATCAACGGATCGGGGTGGTTGTCCCGGCCCATAATGAGGAGCGGCTGATCGGGCAGGTATTAGAGACGATCCCTTCTTATGTGGATCGGGTGTTCATTGTCGACGATTTCAGCACCGATCGAACGGTGGAAATCGTAAAGGGATATATGCAGAGGGCGCCTTATCGATTCACGTTGATTCAGCATACTCAAAATCAAGGGGTGGGCGCCGCCATTGTGACCGGCTATAAAAGCGCGACGGATGAGAAGATCGACGTGGTTGCAGTGATGGCGGGCGACGCGCAGATGGATCCGGCCGATTTAGTCCGCGTCGTCTCTCCGATTCTTCGCGGCGAATCGGATTATGTGAAGGGGAATCGGCTGTTCCGAGGGGAGTCGTGGAAAATGATTCCCCATCATCGATACTTGGGGAATTCGATCCTTTCGCTCTTGACGAAGATCGCATCGGGCTACTGGCATATCGCAGATTCTCAATCGGGGTACACCGCCATCTCACTGACGGCGCTCCGCGCGCTGGATCTGGACAGCATCTACCAGCGATACGGCATGCCGAATGATCTGCTGATTACGCTGAATATTAATAATTTCCGAGTGAAGGATATCTCCGTTCGTCCGATCTATAACATCGGCGAGAAATCGGGAATCCGGCTTTGGAAGGTCATTCCGACCATCAGCTGGTTGCTGGTGAAAGGATTTTTTAAGCGGATGGTCGAGAAGTACATCATCCGCGATTTTCATCCGCTGGTCTTCTTTTATTTTCTCGGGATTTGCCTCACCCCTTCCGGGGTATTGTTGGGACTCTACTTATTTTCATTGCGAGTGATGGGGCATGGTGTCACCGCGACCAGCGCCCTCTTTTCCGCCTTTTTGATCATTTCCGGGCTCCAGTCGCTTTTCTTCGCAATGTGGTTTGATATGGAGTATAACAAACATCTGAAGTGA
- a CDS encoding DUF2723 domain-containing protein → MDPTVHPPSLRPMAQKKIDLLGLFVFLIPFSAYLFTAAPTLYWRDGAEFQTVGFVLGIAHPSGSPLYAIISKLFTFIPMGSIAFKVTLLSAFFGGVISYLIYRIIQAILVHISFGMTQRFNPHSIEWIAFSAGLLFSLSNALWENANVPEVYTLANAFTACFILLLVCAIGRDADSQKQFKAFSILMFLFGLSLGAHAAEIFYLPFLPVLLFFLWRRRTGSGVLKYGSILLFFFILGSSVFLYLPVRASQAPAFNWGDPQTLERFLIHVTDRKDAPVHFDVPSSQDVWIPQLINYARFFPDSFSFFGTLLGLIGLVYLFRREKKVLGIMATFFFPPFLFFIRFWWDSSNYLSGFIIFTILLGVGSGWVYLKLVDLAERSQQNLHLTKIFGVLLTANILILAPAHFIQNDKSTYWGPGKVFKRILLDLESNAIAFTRDAYFAFSYLQNAEAMRPDVTHLSSVEFVSPSFFFTVTQARFPLVTVPSTGREKLGSAFLSSNIMNHPIYWQPDPENDHLVAPYLSLDGLFFRIQETPPPLTQERIKSYLAKIKDSFDPNEIPLDSEESRFYGDAFSKMGAYFLKEGGFDIALQHFETANALSPDNVVFLNLLGVAHGQLKQVERSEEYFKRALSLDAQSLDVQRNLGILYLEEKRFREAEGALLKASMLQPKNAETNYQLGLLYEQMGKKEEAASYFERAIAASPEYRDTRERLNQLQSS, encoded by the coding sequence ATGGATCCAACGGTTCATCCACCCTCTTTGCGGCCGATGGCTCAAAAAAAAATAGACCTTTTAGGTCTTTTTGTTTTTTTAATCCCGTTTTCAGCCTACCTTTTCACCGCCGCGCCGACCCTTTATTGGCGGGACGGGGCGGAGTTTCAGACGGTTGGATTCGTTTTAGGCATCGCCCATCCATCCGGCTCTCCCCTTTACGCCATCATTTCCAAATTATTCACATTCATCCCCATGGGGAGTATTGCATTTAAGGTCACCCTTCTCTCCGCTTTTTTCGGAGGGGTGATCTCTTATCTGATTTATCGAATCATCCAGGCAATTCTCGTTCACATCTCGTTCGGAATGACGCAACGGTTCAATCCTCATTCGATTGAATGGATCGCATTTTCCGCGGGCCTTCTTTTTTCTTTATCCAACGCGTTATGGGAGAATGCAAACGTGCCCGAAGTTTATACGCTTGCGAACGCGTTTACCGCCTGTTTTATTTTACTCCTGGTCTGTGCGATCGGCCGGGATGCCGATTCTCAAAAACAGTTCAAAGCATTTTCGATCTTGATGTTTCTCTTTGGATTGAGCCTGGGCGCACATGCGGCGGAGATCTTTTATCTTCCGTTTTTACCGGTCTTACTGTTTTTCCTCTGGCGTCGGCGTACCGGATCGGGCGTTTTAAAATATGGCTCGATTTTATTGTTCTTCTTCATTTTGGGCTCTTCCGTTTTTCTTTATCTGCCGGTTCGGGCGAGTCAAGCTCCCGCCTTTAACTGGGGCGATCCCCAGACCCTTGAGCGATTTCTCATCCATGTAACGGATCGAAAAGATGCGCCGGTTCATTTTGATGTCCCAAGCAGTCAAGATGTATGGATTCCCCAATTGATCAACTACGCTCGGTTTTTCCCCGACAGCTTTTCGTTTTTCGGAACGCTTCTCGGCTTGATCGGATTGGTTTATCTTTTCCGAAGAGAGAAGAAAGTCCTTGGGATCATGGCCACTTTTTTCTTTCCCCCCTTCCTCTTTTTTATCCGTTTTTGGTGGGATTCTTCAAATTACCTCTCCGGTTTTATCATTTTTACGATATTATTGGGGGTGGGCTCCGGGTGGGTCTACCTCAAACTGGTTGATCTGGCGGAGCGATCTCAGCAGAATCTTCATTTGACGAAAATATTCGGGGTTCTTCTGACCGCCAATATTTTGATTCTCGCGCCGGCTCATTTCATTCAGAACGATAAATCGACCTATTGGGGGCCGGGCAAGGTATTCAAAAGAATTTTGCTCGATCTTGAAAGCAATGCCATCGCATTTACCCGTGATGCCTACTTCGCGTTCAGCTATTTGCAAAATGCAGAAGCCATGCGCCCCGATGTCACGCATTTAAGCTCAGTCGAGTTTGTATCACCCTCCTTTTTCTTTACGGTGACACAAGCGCGATTTCCCCTTGTCACCGTTCCATCGACCGGGCGAGAAAAGTTAGGGTCGGCGTTCCTCAGCAGCAACATTATGAATCATCCCATTTATTGGCAGCCTGATCCTGAGAACGATCATCTCGTTGCGCCGTATCTCTCTCTGGACGGGCTGTTTTTTAGAATCCAGGAAACTCCGCCGCCTCTGACCCAAGAGAGGATCAAGAGTTATCTCGCAAAGATAAAGGATTCCTTTGATCCGAATGAGATCCCTCTGGATTCGGAGGAGAGTCGGTTTTATGGAGATGCCTTCTCGAAAATGGGGGCCTATTTTCTCAAGGAAGGAGGCTTTGATATCGCCCTTCAGCATTTTGAGACGGCCAATGCCCTGAGTCCGGATAACGTTGTTTTTCTAAACCTCCTCGGGGTGGCTCACGGCCAGCTAAAGCAGGTGGAGCGATCAGAGGAATATTTCAAGCGGGCGCTCTCTCTGGACGCGCAATCCTTGGATGTTCAGAGAAACCTCGGCATCCTTTATCTAGAAGAGAAGCGGTTTCGGGAAGCGGAAGGAGCCCTGTTAAAAGCGTCGATGCTTCAGCCGAAAAATGCGGAGACGAATTACCAATTAGGGCTCCTCTATGAGCAAATGGGAAAGAAGGAAGAGGCCGCTTCTTATTTTGAACGAGCGATCGCAGCGTCTCCTGAATATAGAGATACCCGGGAACGATTGAATCAGCTTCAATCATCATAA
- a CDS encoding type IV pilin protein, with amino-acid sequence MLHQVKNQKGFTLIELMIVVAIVGILAAIAIPNFLNYQAKSQQAEAKANLGSIFTNMTAYSAENATGFTGGGTTQIGFATSGTPRYTYTITGQLVDTFLATATGALGRVVGDVWTINQTKTLTDVDPGSFTS; translated from the coding sequence ATGCTTCATCAAGTAAAAAATCAGAAGGGCTTCACGCTCATTGAGTTGATGATCGTGGTTGCGATTGTCGGTATTCTCGCCGCCATCGCGATCCCGAACTTTTTAAACTATCAGGCCAAGTCGCAGCAGGCCGAGGCGAAGGCGAATTTGGGGTCGATTTTTACGAATATGACCGCCTATTCCGCTGAAAACGCGACCGGCTTCACCGGAGGTGGAACGACACAAATCGGCTTTGCCACTTCAGGGACTCCCAGGTATACCTATACGATTACGGGCCAGCTCGTCGATACTTTCCTCGCGACGGCGACCGGAGCCTTGGGGCGTGTGGTCGGTGATGTTTGGACGATCAATCAGACCAAAACATTAACGGATGTCGATCCAGGTTCGTTTACCAGCTAA
- a CDS encoding tetratricopeptide repeat protein has protein sequence MQYFSRCFESASTFFFLLIFFSQFVSCAALKTNESPLDPAPNKEAREEIPDPEAYYHAVVGLQFENEGEERAALRAYLAALQHDPNSAFLLTRAAALLSQFGNQKEAISYGERALQLHPNDPRVLNLLGNIYVASGKTEKGISAFQRLVAVDPKRVDAYFSLASIYAARGDLAPAEEMIRKGIEAEPASGLGYYYLGKISFEKKAFEEALQQYRKALALHPYFEQAHLEVARIHELQEKPEEAEKVYRTILQEVNPRSREATARLVQLLIQGKAFDEALRFLNEMAQSDPANLDIPLQEALIWVEKKEYAKAIEKVEAVMKGRPEDLRLRIYVASLYEESENYEKAVAIYQDILGRDRQLYDVRIRLGALYFYKLKKIEEALEQGELAKKIDDQRPEAYLFNGLIFYEEDRFEEAARIFLQGIEKNPKIPDLHFHLGATYDKLNRFDDLIRQMEKTIQLDSNHANALNYLGYTYAEKGIHLNEAIDLINRALAIRPDDGYFVDSLGWAYYKKGKIQEALEALNRAVSLVPEDPVIHEHLGELYLKQNRLDLAKEAWARSLELDPKNDKLISRFREAGFGEPLLEEHPPKKTDGLEVLPTESSNQKEVSKGSIH, from the coding sequence ATGCAGTACTTCAGTCGGTGTTTTGAAAGCGCTTCAACATTTTTCTTCCTTCTGATCTTTTTCTCCCAATTCGTCTCTTGCGCTGCATTAAAAACAAATGAATCGCCTCTAGATCCCGCGCCCAACAAAGAGGCACGGGAGGAGATTCCCGACCCGGAAGCCTATTATCATGCCGTGGTCGGTCTCCAGTTTGAGAACGAGGGGGAGGAGCGGGCCGCGTTAAGGGCCTACCTTGCGGCGCTTCAACATGACCCGAACTCCGCCTTTCTCTTGACGCGGGCGGCCGCGCTTTTAAGCCAGTTCGGCAATCAGAAAGAGGCGATCTCTTATGGAGAGCGCGCTTTGCAGCTTCATCCCAATGATCCTAGGGTATTAAATCTTCTCGGGAATATTTACGTGGCTTCCGGGAAAACGGAGAAGGGGATAAGCGCTTTTCAACGGCTCGTCGCAGTCGATCCGAAAAGGGTCGACGCTTATTTTAGTCTTGCCAGTATCTACGCCGCCAGGGGGGATCTTGCCCCGGCCGAGGAGATGATCCGAAAAGGGATTGAAGCCGAGCCGGCCTCCGGTTTGGGTTACTACTATCTTGGCAAGATTTCTTTTGAGAAGAAGGCGTTTGAAGAGGCACTGCAGCAGTATCGGAAGGCGCTGGCGCTTCATCCTTATTTCGAGCAGGCCCATCTTGAAGTCGCCCGCATCCACGAATTGCAGGAAAAACCGGAAGAGGCGGAGAAGGTCTACCGTACGATTCTTCAAGAAGTCAATCCGAGGAGCCGGGAGGCTACGGCGCGGCTGGTTCAGTTGCTGATTCAGGGGAAGGCGTTCGACGAGGCGCTTCGCTTTTTAAATGAGATGGCCCAATCGGACCCCGCCAACTTGGATATCCCCCTCCAGGAAGCGCTGATTTGGGTGGAGAAAAAAGAGTACGCAAAAGCGATTGAAAAAGTTGAAGCGGTCATGAAGGGAAGGCCGGAGGATCTTCGCTTGAGAATTTATGTCGCCTCGCTTTATGAAGAGAGCGAAAACTACGAAAAGGCTGTCGCGATCTATCAGGATATTCTCGGAAGGGATCGTCAGCTATACGACGTGCGCATCCGCCTGGGCGCCCTCTATTTTTATAAATTGAAAAAAATAGAGGAAGCACTGGAGCAAGGAGAACTGGCAAAAAAGATCGACGATCAGCGGCCGGAGGCGTATCTTTTTAACGGACTGATTTTTTACGAGGAAGACCGGTTCGAAGAGGCCGCCCGGATTTTTCTTCAGGGGATTGAAAAAAACCCAAAAATACCCGATCTTCATTTTCATCTCGGCGCGACCTATGACAAGCTGAATCGGTTCGATGATCTGATCCGACAGATGGAAAAAACGATCCAGCTCGACTCGAATCATGCCAACGCCTTAAATTATCTTGGTTACACTTACGCGGAGAAGGGAATCCACTTGAATGAGGCGATCGACTTGATTAATCGCGCCCTGGCCATCCGGCCGGATGACGGCTACTTTGTCGACAGTCTCGGCTGGGCCTATTACAAGAAAGGGAAAATTCAAGAGGCGCTCGAGGCGCTCAACAGAGCCGTTTCGCTGGTTCCCGAAGACCCGGTAATCCATGAACATCTCGGCGAACTTTACTTAAAGCAAAACCGTCTGGACCTTGCCAAAGAAGCATGGGCTCGGTCGCTGGAATTGGATCCGAAGAACGACAAATTGATTTCTCGATTCAGAGAGGCCGGTTTCGGAGAGCCTCTTTTAGAGGAACATCCTCCGAAGAAAACAGACGGGCTGGAAGTCCTTCCTACGGAATCATCCAACCAAAAAGAAGTGTCTAAAGGATCAATTCACTAG
- a CDS encoding twin-arginine translocase TatA/TatE family subunit yields the protein MFGLGMPELVVLLVIILIIFGAGKLPEIGSGLGKAIRGFKKGMSEPDAIDVTPKEKGEEGRKEGIEKH from the coding sequence ATGTTTGGACTGGGAATGCCAGAACTGGTGGTTCTCCTTGTGATTATCCTCATCATTTTTGGCGCCGGAAAGCTTCCTGAGATCGGATCTGGCCTCGGCAAGGCGATCCGGGGTTTTAAAAAGGGAATGTCGGAGCCGGATGCCATCGATGTCACCCCCAAGGAAAAAGGAGAAGAAGGTCGGAAAGAAGGTATCGAAAAGCATTGA
- the dnaB gene encoding replicative DNA helicase, with protein MQTDLSIQKLPPQNLEAEQAVLAAVLLDNQAVNKVVEILRADEFYKESHRKIFSAMLELNGNNEAIDLITLTEHLRLKGQLDAVGGASYLAEILNSVATAANIRMHAKIVHEKSLLRSLISIATDIVTVGYESQGKVEDLLDHAERNIFAISDRKMQGTFVPMRELVKAGFEIIEKLADQRLTGLPTGFKDLDKMTSGLQAGDLVIVAGRPSMGKTAFALGMAQNVAIKNRQTVGVFSLEMSKEQLVFRMLCSEARVDSHKIRSGYLGRPGNDNWQQLIRAAGKLSESPIFIDDSASMSILEMRAKARRLKAEHNLNLIIVDYLQLMRGREDADNRQQEISDISRSLKALAKELHVPVIALSQLSRAVESRPEKKKRPMLADLRESGAIEQDADVVLFIYREEVYDPCKCPREGECICGRRGLAEIIIGKQRNGPIGDVPMAFIDRYTRFEDLSDDHPKRLQGGMEG; from the coding sequence ATGCAGACAGATCTTTCTATTCAGAAGCTCCCTCCTCAGAACCTCGAGGCCGAGCAGGCGGTCTTGGCGGCCGTCCTCCTTGATAATCAAGCGGTCAATAAAGTCGTTGAGATCTTGCGCGCCGATGAGTTCTACAAAGAGAGTCATCGAAAGATCTTCTCCGCCATGTTGGAGCTCAATGGGAACAACGAGGCGATCGATCTGATCACTTTGACCGAGCATCTCCGGCTGAAGGGGCAGCTCGACGCGGTGGGAGGGGCCTCGTATCTGGCGGAGATCCTCAACAGCGTCGCGACGGCGGCGAATATTCGAATGCATGCGAAGATCGTCCATGAAAAATCGCTCCTCCGGAGCCTGATCAGCATTGCGACCGACATCGTCACCGTCGGGTATGAATCGCAAGGGAAGGTGGAAGATCTTTTGGATCATGCCGAGCGGAACATCTTTGCTATTTCGGATAGGAAGATGCAGGGAACGTTCGTTCCGATGCGGGAGCTGGTGAAGGCCGGTTTCGAGATCATCGAGAAGCTGGCCGACCAGCGGCTCACCGGGCTTCCGACCGGTTTCAAAGACCTCGATAAAATGACCTCCGGCCTTCAGGCGGGCGATTTGGTCATCGTGGCCGGCCGCCCTTCGATGGGGAAGACGGCGTTTGCGTTGGGAATGGCCCAAAATGTGGCGATCAAAAATCGGCAGACCGTCGGCGTCTTCAGTTTGGAGATGTCGAAAGAGCAGCTTGTTTTTAGAATGCTTTGCTCCGAGGCGCGTGTCGACTCGCACAAGATCCGCTCCGGATATCTGGGACGGCCTGGAAACGACAATTGGCAACAGCTGATCCGGGCGGCCGGAAAGCTAAGCGAGTCGCCGATTTTCATCGACGACTCGGCCTCCATGTCGATTCTGGAGATGCGGGCGAAGGCGCGCCGCCTCAAGGCGGAACATAACCTGAATCTGATCATCGTAGACTATCTTCAATTGATGCGGGGACGGGAAGACGCCGACAACCGGCAGCAGGAGATTTCCGATATCTCCCGTTCTTTGAAAGCATTGGCGAAGGAACTCCACGTCCCGGTGATCGCCCTCTCCCAACTCTCCCGCGCCGTGGAGTCGCGGCCTGAGAAGAAAAAAAGGCCGATGCTCGCCGATCTGCGGGAATCGGGCGCGATCGAGCAGGACGCCGATGTGGTCCTCTTCATCTATCGGGAGGAGGTGTACGATCCCTGTAAATGTCCTCGGGAGGGAGAGTGTATCTGCGGCCGCAGAGGGCTGGCGGAGATCATCATCGGAAAACAGAGAAATGGACCGATTGGAGATGTCCCGATGGCCTTCATCGATCGATATACCCGCTTTGAAGATCTCTCCGACGATCATCCGAAGCGGCTACAGGGCGGGATGGAGGGCTAG
- the hisZ gene encoding ATP phosphoribosyltransferase regulatory subunit yields the protein MKLPGKPRTMIPKGVATFLPEGTSRRREIERKILSLFSRWGYQEVITPIFEYLDVFSLGVGEELLNRAYKFVDRATGRMMVLRPDVTPQIARIAATLLNDQPLPIRLCYSANVFRHEEEHAGREREIHQIGGELIGPSNAEADAETISLAIEILQKLELKSFKIALGQMAFTRGILQPFESSPASFKRILGAVAKKDASLLEALLKEEKVGPKTRKQVLSLLDLFGGEEVFAAAKPLAVSPACKAGLRRLREVYEILKQAGHQEFLLIDLGEVRGFDYYTGTIFEIFAEGAGSELGGGGRYDHLLEKFGAPSSSTGFALHIERIQWALEQAAGSDGDYSSADFLVLHTAEGTSEAMSLSHQLRDAGYRVIRRNGFHGAVESYLSEARKQKVAKILLITGGRDKGIRSVDVRTGRQERRSHPDFLEWLRSS from the coding sequence ATGAAATTACCCGGTAAACCAAGAACGATGATTCCAAAGGGGGTGGCCACCTTCCTTCCCGAAGGAACGTCGAGACGCCGCGAGATCGAGCGAAAAATCCTCTCTCTCTTTTCCCGGTGGGGATATCAAGAGGTGATCACCCCGATTTTCGAATACCTCGATGTCTTCTCACTCGGGGTGGGAGAAGAGCTTCTCAACCGCGCATATAAGTTCGTCGATCGTGCGACGGGGCGGATGATGGTTTTGCGCCCCGACGTCACCCCCCAGATCGCGCGAATCGCCGCGACCCTCCTGAACGACCAACCGCTTCCGATCCGCCTTTGTTACTCGGCGAATGTCTTCCGCCACGAGGAGGAGCATGCCGGGAGGGAACGGGAGATCCACCAGATCGGGGGAGAGCTGATCGGTCCCTCCAATGCCGAAGCCGACGCGGAAACGATCTCCCTCGCGATCGAAATCCTGCAGAAGCTGGAGCTCAAATCGTTTAAGATCGCCCTGGGTCAGATGGCGTTTACGCGGGGGATTCTCCAGCCGTTTGAATCGTCGCCCGCTTCGTTCAAAAGGATCTTGGGCGCGGTCGCAAAAAAAGATGCGTCTCTTCTGGAGGCCCTCTTAAAAGAGGAAAAGGTCGGTCCGAAAACGCGGAAGCAGGTCCTCTCGCTCCTGGACCTCTTCGGCGGGGAAGAAGTCTTCGCCGCGGCGAAGCCGCTCGCCGTCTCTCCCGCCTGCAAAGCCGGTCTTCGACGGCTTCGGGAAGTGTATGAGATTTTAAAACAGGCCGGACACCAGGAGTTTCTCTTGATCGATCTTGGCGAGGTCCGCGGGTTCGATTATTATACCGGGACGATCTTTGAAATTTTTGCGGAGGGGGCCGGCTCCGAATTGGGGGGAGGGGGCCGATATGACCACCTCCTGGAGAAGTTCGGCGCTCCCTCTTCTTCCACCGGGTTTGCCCTTCACATCGAGCGGATTCAGTGGGCGTTGGAACAGGCGGCCGGATCGGACGGCGACTATTCGTCGGCCGATTTTCTGGTGCTCCATACCGCCGAGGGGACGTCCGAGGCGATGTCGCTTTCTCATCAACTTCGCGACGCCGGTTATCGGGTGATCCGCCGAAACGGATTTCACGGCGCGGTCGAGTCGTATCTTTCCGAGGCCCGCAAGCAAAAGGTGGCGAAGATCCTCCTGATCACGGGAGGACGAGACAAAGGCATCCGCTCCGTGGATGTTCGTACAGGCCGTCAAGAGCGCCGGAGCCATCCCGATTTTCTGGAATGGTTGAGATCATCCTGA